One Osmerus eperlanus chromosome 13, fOsmEpe2.1, whole genome shotgun sequence genomic region harbors:
- the nkx1.2lb gene encoding NK1 transcription factor-related protein 1 — protein sequence MNREKTGDIIVPPVSGVAAQTAVIVVAAPESMDNHGEKRLVANELSVFSCPAGREVQQGDSRNNSPRQEPAPVAMPTVHRTTSFSVLDILDPNKFTSKKQNPNRTGTDFAFGEENRGDDSNHALDQKSYEDYDPCKKPTGLIKDGFVFRSDECENDFNRGSHSDSEAPDELCSEESSSAVTGNGEGELGHHDDDDHGSKSPVSGSQQNQQSESNGQSHQAKPKRKRSGSDSKSGKPRRARTAFTYEQLVALENKFKSTRYLSVCERLNLALSLSLTETQVKIWFQNRRTKWKKQNPGADTSAPTGGGGGGPNGQGNGLGGLSPLSPSPPMGGHLSMHTGYPGHGPGGLVCTTQLPFLSSHAVLSPFMLGSQAYGAPAFYTSHL from the exons ATGAATAGGGAGAAGACTGGGGACATCATCGTTCCGCCTGTGTCCGGTGTAGCTGCGCAAACAGCAGTGATCGTCGTGGCCGCCCCGGAGAGCATGGACAACCACGGGGAGAAGCGGCTCGTTGCCAACGAACTATCGGTTTTCTCTTGTCCCGCGGGCAGAGAAGTGCAGCAGGGGGACAGCCGAAACAATTCGCCGCGACAGGAACCGGCTCCGGTGGCGATGCCCACAGTTCACCGGACCACCTCATTTTCCGTTTTGGACATTTTGGACCCAAATAAGTTTACGAGCAAAAAGCAGAATCCCAACCGGACAGGCACTGACTTCGCCTTTGGGGAAGAGAACCGTGGAGACGACTCAAACCATGCCTTAGATCAGAAGTCATACGAAGATTACGACCCGTGTAAAAAACCTACAGGCTTAATAA AGGACGGATTTGTGTTCAGGTCAGACGAGTGTGAGAACGACTTCAACCGTGGATCACACTCTGACAGCGAGGCCCCGGACGAGTTGTGTAGTGAGGAGAGCAGCAGCGCGGTGACGGGGAACGGTGAAGGGGAGCTAGGACACCACGATGACGACGATCATGGGAGCAAGAGCCCAGTGTCTGGTAGTCAGCAGAACCAGCAATCAGAGTCGAATGGACAAAGTCATCAAGCTAAGCCGAAGAGGAAGCGCTCTGGCTCGGACTCAAAGTCTGGTAAGCCTCGAAGGGCTCGGACTGCTTTCACGTATGAACAACTTGTTGCTCTTGAGAACAAATTCAAGTCCACTCGATACCTGTCGGTGTGCGAAAGGCTTAACTTGGCACTGTCACTCAGCCTGACGGAGACCCAAGTCAAAATCTGGTTCCAAAATCGACGAACCAAGTGGAAAAAACAGAACCCGGGAGCAGACACGAGCGCACCGACaggcgggggcggagggggccCTAACGGACAGGGTAACGGACTGGGGGGCCTTAGCCCCCTTAGCCCGTCTCCCCCCATGGGCGGTCACCTGTCAATGCACACGGGCTATCCGGGTCACGGGCCGGGTGGGCTGGTGTGCACCACGCAGTTACCCTTCCTTTCCAGTCACGCGGTTCTGTCTCCTTTCATGTTGGGGTCCCAGGCGTATGGCGCGCCCGCCTTCTACACCTCACACCTGTAA